Proteins found in one Sorghum bicolor cultivar BTx623 chromosome 1, Sorghum_bicolor_NCBIv3, whole genome shotgun sequence genomic segment:
- the LOC8080218 gene encoding GDP-mannose transporter GONST1 → MPSKGISGPLLAPTVHRRFPHRLSLSLSSSPLSLHLQPPPTPPDAALLALRRTAGGLLLPGAAASMSLEFRSECDDIEEAKSPSNTSVAAVAVKNADASVYKIIHGYLKQKNNSIIKVAANVARKAASNKLSRKTSDVFDTLLQKQQSKWGNKAGPLLSGICYCIASCSMILLNKVVLSGYNFDAGISLMLYQNLISVVILLLLELFHVISTEELTWKLIKVWIPVNLIFIGMLLTGMYSLKYINVAMVTILKNMTNIITAIGEIYIFRKGQNKKVWAALFLMIVSAICGGITDLSFHLVGYTWQILNCFLTAGYSLTLRRLMDTAKQSTKSGSLNEVSMVLLNNALSIPFALILVVIFNEWEYVYQAEVIRDPMFWVVATASGLLGLAISFSSVWFLHRTGPTTYSLVGSLNKIPISIAGILLFNVPVSVENLCSIVFGLFAGIFFAKAKMSS, encoded by the exons ATGCCGTCGAAAGGCATCTCCGGCCCCCTTTTAGCGCCCACCGTCCACCGCCGCTTCCCCCaccgcctctctctctctctctcttcatccCCTCTGTCTCTTCACCTCCAGCCACCGCCAACTCCTCCGGACGCCGCTCTTCTTGCTCTGCGCCGGACGGCCGGAGGCCTCCTCCTTCCAG GTGCTGCGGCGTCCATGTCACTGGAGTTCAGGTCCGAGTGCGATGACATCGAGGAGGCCAAGTCCCCCAGCAACACCAgcgtcgccgccgtcgccgtcaaGAACGCTGACGCCTCGGTCTACAAGATCATCCACGGCTACCTGAAGCAGAAGAACAACTCCATCATCAAAGTCGCCGCCAATGTCGCCAGGAAAGCGGCCTCCAACAA ATTATCGAGGAAGACCTCCGATGTCTTCGACACCTTGCTTCAGAAGCAGCAGAGCAAGTGGGGAAACAAGGCCGGACCGTTGCTTTCTGGGATCTGTTACTGCATCGCCTCCTGCAGCATGATATTGCTCAACAAGGTGGTTCTCTCCGGCTACAATTTCGATGCTGGAATATCGCTGATGCTATATCAG AACTTGATAAGTGTCGTCATTCTTCTCTTACTTGAGCTCTTCCATGTCATTTCTACGGAGGAACTCACATGGAAGTTGATAAAAGTCTGGATTCCGGTGAATCTTATTTTCATCGGCATGCTACTAACTGGAATGTACAG TTTGAAGTACATAAACGTCGCAATGGTGACAATATTAAAGaatatgacaaatattataaCGGCTATAGGAGAGATATATATATTCAGGAAGGGTCAGAATAAGAAGGTTTGGGCTGCACTTTTTCTGATG ATTGTATCGGCTATATGTGGGGGGATTACAGATCTCTCTTTCCATCTAGTTGGCTACACGTGGCAAATTCTGAATTGCTTTCTAACAGCAGGCTACTCG CTTACACTAAGGCGCTTGATGGATACAGCTAAACAATCAACAAAATCTGGCTCCCTCAATGAAGTTTCTATGGTGTTACTCAACAATGCGCTCTCAATTCCATTCGCACTCATTTTGGTTGTAATCTTCAATGAGTGGGAATATGTTTATCAAGC TGAAGTTATCAGAGACCCAATGTTCTGGGTTGTTGCAACAGCTAGTGGTTTGCTAGGTCTAGCCATCAGCTTCTCATCAGTGTGGTTTTTGCATCGGACTGGTCCAACAACGTACAG TCTTGTTGGTTCTCTGAACAAGATACCCATTTCGATTGCTGGTATTTTGCTGTTCAATGTCCCTGTAAGCGTCGAAAATTTATGTAGCATAGTTTTTG GTCTTTTTGCTGGGATATTCTTTGCAAAGGCAAAAATGTCGTCCTAA
- the LOC8079702 gene encoding uncharacterized protein LOC8079702: MASVAFGSTVAAAVAPTSGRTRPARRSVLAVPPAATRGGPAPAKEEKGLGEIIFGFIFKKDQLVETDPLLNKVAGASAAASSRAKPPPRGAATTSGKKAAAADDGGSGGGFNLPGLGGFFAKKSS, from the coding sequence ATGGCGTCAGTGGCGTTCGGCAGCACCGTGGCGGCGGCCGTGGCGCCGACCTCGGGGAGGACGCGGCCAGCGCGGCGGTCCGTGCTGGCCGTGCCGCCAGCCGCCACCAGGGGCGGCCCGGCGCCGGCCAAGGAGGAGAAGGGGCTCGGCGAGATCATCTTCGGCTTCATCTTCAAGAAGGACCAGCTGGTGGAGACTGACCCGCTCCTCAACAAGGTCGCCGGCGCGTCAGCCGCCGCATCCTCCCGCGccaagccgccgccgcggggCGCCGCTACCACCTCCGGCAAGAAGGCTGCCGCTGCCGacgacggcggcagcggcggcgggttCAACCTCCCCGGCCTCGGCGGGTTCTTCGCCAAGAAAAGCAGCTGA